Genomic segment of uncultured Desulfobacter sp.:
CGCCTATTTTGTCGCTCAACTTTTACTGGAAAGATATCCGACGTGCCTCGTTGAGCGTTACCCGTTTTTAGATCCACTGCCTGAAGATGCCCAAGGCCTTATTGAATCGGTGGGCAAGGCCCGGGGATGCCTGAAAAAAGGCGGACATGTAGATTTTCAAAAGGCATCAGAACTTATTATCAGAGATCTCAGAGCCGGCAGGATTGGCCGGATCAGTTTTGAAACACCAAAGGATATAAACTTAAACCATGACACAAATGAATAAACTTAGATTCAAACTTGGGGCGTTATTCGTTGTTGCAGCTCTTTTTTGTTTTGCACCGTTTTGCCATGCGCAAATTGCTGAACTTACCTTTCAAAAGGAGCAGGCCGAACAGTGCGTTGCCATTGTCGATGCCCTTGAACGGGAGCATTTTACCGGAAAAAAAATGGATAGCAACATGTCTGCCCTGGTGTTTGACCGGTATGTAAAATCCCTGGATCCGGGCAGACATCTTTTCACCCAAAAAGATCTGGATGCGTATCAGCCGTTGAAACAGCTGATGTACAAATACCTGAAAACCGGCAACCTTGCACCGGCCTATGAAATTTTCAACCTTTATCAATCCCGCAGCGCACAGCGCCTTGAATATATTCTTGAACTTGCAAAGTCCTGGCAAACCCAAATTGACTTCGCCAGCAATGACACCCTTGTCATTGATTATGAGCATAAACCCTTTATCCAGGACATGTCAGGCCTTAAACCGCTTTGGAAAAAAGAGCTGAAAAACCATATCATCAATTTGAAAATAGACAAAAAGTCGGATGATGAAATTTCCGAAACCCTGGAAAAAATATATTCCAACCGCCTGTCCCGCCTGTCCCAGACACAGTCCCGGGATGTATTCCAGATTTTTATGAATGCGGTCACCATGTCCTTTGACCCCCATTCCCAATATTTTGCCCCCCGGCTTTCCGAGGATTTTGACATCCATATGAAACTGAGTTTAGAGGGCATCGGGGCGGTACTCCAAAACGAATATGAATACACAAAGGTGGTCCGGCTTATTCCCAAAGGACCGGCAGACAAATCCCAGAAACTTGCCCCGGGAGACAAAATCATTGGTGTGGGCCAGGGTGAGGATGGAGAGATCAAGGACACAATCGGCCAGCGCATTGATGATGTAGTCAATCAGATTCGCGGCCCCAAGGATACCTTTGTGCGCTTGAAAATTATTCCCGCCAGAAAATCCAATGTCACCGCCACCATCAGCATTAAACGCGATAAAGTTAAACTTGAGGAGCAGTCTGCCCAGAAAAAGGTGGTCGATGTAACCTCAAACGGCAAAACCTATAAGCTGGGCATCATTGAAATCCCCAATTTCTATATAGATTTTGACGCCTATCACCGGGGTGATACGGATTACAAGAGCACCACACGCGACGTAACAAAACTGCTGACCGAGCTGAAAAAAGAAAAGATTGACGGATTGATTGTGGATCTAAGGGACAATGGCGGCGGCTCTTTGAAAGAGGCCAATGATCTGACAGGGCTCTTCCTTAAATATGGACCTACGGTGCAGGTCAAAACAAAATTCAGGGTATCGCGCCTCTATGACGAAGATCCCCAAATTGCCTACACCGGACCGCTCATGGTGCTGATCAACAGAATGAGCGCATCGGCCAGTGAAATTTTTGCCGGGGCCATCAAAGATTATCACCGGGGCCTGATTGTGGGCACCCGCAGTTTCGGCAAAGGTACGGTTCAGGAACTCAAACCCTTGGGAGAAGGGCGACTTAAGATGACCTCGGCCAAATTTTACCGGGTTTCCGGCAAAAGCACCCAGCATAAAGGCGTTGAACCCGACATCTGGTTCCCCCAGATTTACAGAACCCAAAACACCGGGGAAAGTGCCCTGGACGGCGCCCTGCTCTGGGACCACATTGAGGCCACCCGTTATTCGGCATACATGTCTTTGCAGCCCATGATCAAACCCCTGGACGATGCCTATAAGAAACGGGTAGAACAGTCCTTTGGCATTAAATATCTCACCCAGCGTATTCAATTGGCAGAAACATTAAGCGAACAAAAAACACTCTCTTTGAATCTTGCGGAACGCTTGAAAACAGATACGGCCTTTAACCAGGAAGAGCTGACCCTGGAAAACAGTTACCGGAAACAAAAAGGGGAAGAACCGCTGGCAACCCTGGAGGACATTGACCCGGAAAAAGAAGAGATCAAGGAAATCCTGACAGATCAGGCCGAATACATTGCTGCCGATTTTATTACCTTAAGCCGCAAAATCGGCTATACATGGCAGTAATATGATATAACGGCATGACCTTAAATAAAAAACGCGGATTGCGTATTGCCCTGCTTTTTGCGGTGACCGTAATCGCCTGCGCAGTCGCTTTGTGCCTTGCCGTTACCCCGGTACTGAACACAGAACAGGTCAAAACGCGTTTGACCCAAATTTTGCAGGATCAAACCGGTCTTAACGTCCGGTTTGATCAATTGTCTGTCACCTTTACCCCCCTGCCCGGTGTCAGCATTACAGATATATCAGCACAGATTGATCCCCACACCCAGGTGTCAATCAACAAAGCGCTGGTGGAACTGGCCCCGGTCCAGCTGCTCAAATTCAAAACCGCCGTCAGGCGCATCACCCTTCAATCCCCTGAGCTGACCGGGACAATTGCGGTTACCGGAGGACACCACACCACCGTCACGCCCAATTTGACCGCATTTTTGCGCAACGGACTTGACCGTCTGTTTGATCTTCCCTTCACAGACCCGGAACATCTGGATATAAACATAACCAATGCCCGATCAGACTTCTTTGGCGCCATGGACTGCCGGGTTCAAATGACACCCCGGACACGGGCAATGACCCTAACGGCCCAGGTATCGGAATTAGACCTTAAAACAAAACGTATTTCACAACTTGATGCCGTACTCAAAGGCCGCATCACCGATCTTAAGATCCCACACCTGTCACTGGTGTGCCGTCATGATGAAAACACCCGGCTTGCGGGCAGTGTAACAATCACCTCCCTTGGGGCCTATCTTCAAGCCCCCAACGAGTCCCCCATTGACGCAAAGAACTTTAACCTTGAATTTAACCTGTCAAAAGAGAAGATCACCGCGCACCTTGCGCCGTTGGAACTGGTTTATCCCAAAGGAGAGGTTGGCATAGATGTTTCTCTTTCTTTGGGACAACCATCGTCAAGCCTCGTTTTTACCGGAAAACAGATTGATATCGGCCAGGCAAGGCAGGTGTGCCTACCGCTGCTTGACGGCCTTGAAACATCTGAAATCCTGTTTGACATACTCAGGGCAGGCAAAGCCCAAAACGTGACAGTGGGGTTCAAAAGCAATCACATCTGTGATCTGTTCAAAACAAAAGCCCTTTTTATTGAAGGGTCTTCGGACTCTGCCACGGTTAAAATCCCCGAGGTTCCTGTCATTGTTCACAATGCTGCCGGCCGGGCCGAGATGAAAGACGGGGTGCTGTCCATTCACCCCGAAGGCGGACATGTTGGAAATATCAACATCACCGGGGGAGACCTTGACATTAATCTGAATCACCACCACACCGTTCCTTTTTCGGGGGAATTCCCCTTGAAGGTTGATTTATCAGAGCTTCCTGCAACCCTTTCTTCCCTGCTGCCGGATACGGCACTTGCCAGGGAGATGTCAAAAATATCAAACCTGAGCGGCCGGGCAGATGCGGTTCTTGAACTGAATTACACCCAGGCCCACAAAGATCTGGATGTCAAGGTAACAGCAAAAAATCTCCAGGCAGAGGGGACCTACCAACGTCTCCCCCTGCCCATACATATCACCGGCGGCACGTTTCTATTTGACAAGGGTGCAGTCAGCCTGAAAGACATCTCGGGTGCCATAGGAAAAAGCACGATATCAAACCTGAATGCCGGTATAGATACCAGGGGAACTGTTCCCATGCATATCAAAAGCATGGCCGCAGATATTGTGCTGGCGCAAACAGCCACCCTAGGAGATCTTTTTCCGGAAGTCAGAAAAAAATTTAGCCTGGTTCAAAACATTTCCGGGACCATGGAGATTGAGGACCTAAGCGTTGAGGGGCCCATGTTTTCACCCGACCTATGGCAGGGTCACATCACAGGTCAGATGAACAACGCGGCGGTTATATTTCAAAACAATGCCAAAGGGATTTCTGATCTATTCTGCAACGTCATCTACGACTTCTCCCCCACAGCCGAAACAATAACGCTGTCTGACATCAAGTCTACCCTGACAGCGCTCTCATGGCTTGAAAAAGCCATTTCACCGGACTACCTCCAAAGCATTATTTTGCCTCTGACATTGACCCAGACACAGTTTGTCAAACTGCCGGACGATTGCCTGTTCCAGGGCCAGTTAATCACAACATCAGGTGCAAAGGTCTCTTTTACAGCAGACGGCCCGGCCCTGGACACAATGAGCCCGTCAAAAGTACAGATCGTTGATGGAGAACTCACCC
This window contains:
- a CDS encoding carboxy terminal-processing peptidase → MTQMNKLRFKLGALFVVAALFCFAPFCHAQIAELTFQKEQAEQCVAIVDALEREHFTGKKMDSNMSALVFDRYVKSLDPGRHLFTQKDLDAYQPLKQLMYKYLKTGNLAPAYEIFNLYQSRSAQRLEYILELAKSWQTQIDFASNDTLVIDYEHKPFIQDMSGLKPLWKKELKNHIINLKIDKKSDDEISETLEKIYSNRLSRLSQTQSRDVFQIFMNAVTMSFDPHSQYFAPRLSEDFDIHMKLSLEGIGAVLQNEYEYTKVVRLIPKGPADKSQKLAPGDKIIGVGQGEDGEIKDTIGQRIDDVVNQIRGPKDTFVRLKIIPARKSNVTATISIKRDKVKLEEQSAQKKVVDVTSNGKTYKLGIIEIPNFYIDFDAYHRGDTDYKSTTRDVTKLLTELKKEKIDGLIVDLRDNGGGSLKEANDLTGLFLKYGPTVQVKTKFRVSRLYDEDPQIAYTGPLMVLINRMSASASEIFAGAIKDYHRGLIVGTRSFGKGTVQELKPLGEGRLKMTSAKFYRVSGKSTQHKGVEPDIWFPQIYRTQNTGESALDGALLWDHIEATRYSAYMSLQPMIKPLDDAYKKRVEQSFGIKYLTQRIQLAETLSEQKTLSLNLAERLKTDTAFNQEELTLENSYRKQKGEEPLATLEDIDPEKEEIKEILTDQAEYIAADFITLSRKIGYTWQ
- a CDS encoding AsmA-like C-terminal domain-containing protein — encoded protein: MTLNKKRGLRIALLFAVTVIACAVALCLAVTPVLNTEQVKTRLTQILQDQTGLNVRFDQLSVTFTPLPGVSITDISAQIDPHTQVSINKALVELAPVQLLKFKTAVRRITLQSPELTGTIAVTGGHHTTVTPNLTAFLRNGLDRLFDLPFTDPEHLDINITNARSDFFGAMDCRVQMTPRTRAMTLTAQVSELDLKTKRISQLDAVLKGRITDLKIPHLSLVCRHDENTRLAGSVTITSLGAYLQAPNESPIDAKNFNLEFNLSKEKITAHLAPLELVYPKGEVGIDVSLSLGQPSSSLVFTGKQIDIGQARQVCLPLLDGLETSEILFDILRAGKAQNVTVGFKSNHICDLFKTKALFIEGSSDSATVKIPEVPVIVHNAAGRAEMKDGVLSIHPEGGHVGNINITGGDLDINLNHHHTVPFSGEFPLKVDLSELPATLSSLLPDTALAREMSKISNLSGRADAVLELNYTQAHKDLDVKVTAKNLQAEGTYQRLPLPIHITGGTFLFDKGAVSLKDISGAIGKSTISNLNAGIDTRGTVPMHIKSMAADIVLAQTATLGDLFPEVRKKFSLVQNISGTMEIEDLSVEGPMFSPDLWQGHITGQMNNAAVIFQNNAKGISDLFCNVIYDFSPTAETITLSDIKSTLTALSWLEKAISPDYLQSIILPLTLTQTQFVKLPDDCLFQGQLITTSGAKVSFTADGPALDTMSPSKVQIVDGELTHADVTFNKQPDMPRMDFSGKLDKATLEKMFYPDSYLHKKLQAVTGDTPFIVSTDSPNSISITADTLNIDPLLTAQQNDTSADTRPLVKQKQIFLNIDTLGYGQRVYQQVKAKVTVNHPVMDIDISHALFCNLDLSGQITIDHAGDKPKVSTHILLNADQEKDVALSIGCLTGSESVIEGSYTLGGELSGVAQTLSQVEYKQNGHLEFKAQSGRIFKATLLSRLLSMLNILGDTDLQQQGFGFKTFTAEAEVKDSVVHINKAFIDADNMAIIAEGWADPLNDALDITLLVAPFKTIDTIIKYIPIVNTILNGRLVSLPARAYGKISDPTVIPLHPSAVGKGLLNLLGDLIKTPGRLIDEIKDDKK